A single genomic interval of Methylosinus sp. LW4 harbors:
- a CDS encoding efflux RND transporter periplasmic adaptor subunit, which translates to MAGLFGRFLWLLSLTFFASCGQAGGAQPSPPPAQAGFIVVRLQPIARMTELPGRTTAVLTADVRPQVNGVVLKRLFEEGSEVKEGQQLYQIDAALYQATYDSAVATLSRNQATLVAANAKAARYRSLSSMKAVSKQELEDAVAAAQQAEADIAIAQASIAQAKINLSYTKVLAPISGRIGRSTVTPGALVTANQSTMLATVTQLDPIYVDVTQSATTLLRLRKALASGEIESVGRGAAKVTLKLEDNSAYELTGKLQFSEVTVDEGTGTVLMRAIFPNPKHLLLPGMYVHATLQEGMDRNGVLIPQQAVSRNTHGDATVLLIGDGDKASLRIIQTGQAIGDKWIVTAGLHAGERVVVDGLQNIRPGDVVRPIAVEEAAVGADNKS; encoded by the coding sequence GTGGCGGGCCTCTTCGGCCGTTTCCTATGGCTGCTCTCGCTCACATTCTTCGCGAGCTGCGGCCAAGCAGGCGGCGCGCAGCCGTCGCCTCCGCCCGCGCAAGCGGGCTTTATCGTCGTTCGCTTGCAGCCGATCGCTCGCATGACGGAATTGCCCGGCCGCACGACGGCCGTTTTGACCGCGGACGTGCGGCCGCAGGTCAATGGTGTCGTGCTCAAGCGGCTGTTCGAAGAAGGCAGCGAAGTGAAAGAGGGTCAGCAGCTCTACCAGATCGACGCTGCGCTCTATCAAGCGACCTATGATAGCGCGGTCGCCACATTGTCGCGCAATCAGGCGACGCTGGTCGCGGCCAACGCCAAAGCCGCCCGTTACAGATCGCTGTCCTCGATGAAAGCGGTCAGCAAGCAGGAATTGGAGGACGCAGTGGCGGCGGCGCAGCAGGCGGAGGCGGATATCGCGATCGCGCAGGCCAGCATAGCCCAAGCGAAAATCAACCTCTCCTACACGAAAGTTCTGGCGCCCATCTCCGGCCGCATCGGACGATCCACGGTCACGCCGGGCGCGCTCGTGACCGCCAATCAGAGCACCATGCTCGCGACCGTCACCCAGCTCGATCCGATCTATGTCGATGTGACGCAATCGGCGACGACTTTATTGCGTCTGCGGAAGGCGCTCGCGAGCGGCGAGATCGAAAGCGTCGGCCGCGGCGCGGCGAAGGTCACTTTGAAGCTCGAAGACAACAGCGCATATGAGCTCACGGGCAAGCTGCAATTCTCGGAGGTCACGGTCGACGAGGGGACGGGGACCGTTCTCATGCGGGCCATCTTCCCCAATCCTAAGCACCTGTTGCTGCCGGGCATGTATGTGCACGCGACCTTGCAGGAAGGGATGGATCGAAACGGCGTTTTGATCCCGCAGCAGGCCGTGTCCCGTAATACGCATGGCGACGCGACCGTCCTCCTGATCGGAGACGGCGACAAGGCGAGCCTACGCATCATACAAACGGGTCAGGCCATCGGCGACAAATGGATCGTCACCGCCGGCCTACACGCTGGCGAGCGCGTCGTTGTCGACGGATTGCAGAACATTCGTCCAGGCGACGTCGTTCGACCCATAGCGGTCGAAGAGGCGGCCGTCGGCGCCGACAATAAATCCTGA
- a CDS encoding TetR/AcrR family transcriptional regulator — protein MSVATVNKPRARDRQATKEALMAAAVTVIAECGYEGATTRAIADAAGCSEALIQRYFNGKEGLLLAILDKEEDRSDAALFLGRPLCSSLAQEAREMLAHSVEKISERSDRIRIVISRALLDEAFKARFNRIWIREDVKSGLESRLARYVYAGMADPDLDIGAAAEMLLSLSFELGFIHRELLQTSADRTKRLLEQFAEMFGRAISAPLSTGRSVSEPGDAPR, from the coding sequence TTGTCCGTCGCCACTGTCAACAAGCCGAGAGCCCGCGACCGCCAAGCGACCAAGGAGGCTCTCATGGCCGCCGCGGTGACGGTCATCGCCGAATGCGGCTACGAGGGAGCGACGACGCGCGCGATCGCCGACGCCGCGGGTTGCTCGGAGGCTCTGATCCAGCGCTATTTCAATGGCAAGGAAGGGCTGCTGCTGGCCATTCTCGACAAGGAGGAGGACCGCTCCGACGCGGCGCTCTTTTTGGGGCGCCCGCTCTGCTCGAGCTTGGCGCAGGAAGCGCGGGAGATGCTCGCGCATTCGGTCGAGAAGATATCGGAACGATCCGACCGAATTCGCATCGTGATCTCGAGAGCCTTGCTCGACGAAGCCTTCAAGGCTCGTTTCAACCGCATCTGGATCCGCGAAGACGTCAAGAGCGGCCTCGAATCGAGGCTCGCTCGCTACGTCTATGCCGGAATGGCCGATCCCGATCTCGATATCGGCGCCGCCGCCGAAATGCTGCTCAGTCTGAGTTTCGAATTGGGCTTCATCCATCGCGAGCTCCTGCAGACATCCGCCGACCGGACGAAGCGGCTTCTCGAACAGTTCGCGGAAATGTTCGGTCGCGCCATTTCGGCGCCGCTCTCGACAGGCCGCTCGGTCTCCGAGCCCGGGGACGCTCCGCGTTGA
- a CDS encoding SDR family oxidoreductase, translating to MSKKILVTGATGNTGAYLVEKLLASGHAVKAASRSGRPVARAEVVRFDLTESSTYPAAFEDVDRAFLIIPAGRLNNVEFLEPFIRFAADRQVKIVFQTAYGVENDPTSPYRRAELVLEGAGAPFTILRPNWFSDNFHTFWLPAVRHGIIAVPAGDGKSSFVDTRDIADSAFAALTSSRFDGRGFTLTGPEALGYAEAAAILAKAIGRPVEYDPVSDTQFIAILTGAGMPEDYAAHLAELFAMARKGWTAAVTDDVRELTGKPARSLAVYAADNRAKFLG from the coding sequence ATGTCCAAGAAAATCCTCGTCACCGGCGCGACCGGCAACACCGGCGCCTATCTCGTCGAGAAGCTCCTCGCCAGCGGCCATGCCGTTAAGGCCGCCTCGCGCTCGGGAAGACCCGTGGCCAGAGCGGAAGTCGTTCGCTTCGATCTGACCGAATCCTCGACTTATCCGGCCGCTTTCGAAGACGTCGATCGCGCCTTTCTGATTATTCCGGCCGGACGCCTGAATAACGTCGAGTTCCTCGAGCCGTTCATTCGCTTCGCGGCGGATCGGCAGGTGAAGATCGTGTTTCAGACCGCTTATGGCGTCGAAAACGATCCGACCAGCCCCTATCGTCGCGCCGAGCTCGTGCTCGAAGGAGCGGGCGCGCCTTTCACCATCCTTCGCCCCAATTGGTTCTCGGACAATTTCCACACCTTCTGGCTCCCGGCCGTTCGTCATGGAATCATCGCCGTGCCCGCGGGGGACGGCAAATCGTCCTTCGTCGACACACGCGATATCGCCGATAGCGCCTTTGCGGCGTTGACCTCCTCGCGATTCGACGGGCGGGGATTCACGCTCACCGGACCCGAGGCGCTCGGCTATGCCGAGGCCGCGGCAATTCTGGCGAAGGCGATCGGCAGGCCGGTCGAATATGATCCAGTCTCGGACACGCAGTTCATCGCTATTCTCACCGGCGCCGGCATGCCGGAGGATTACGCTGCGCATCTCGCCGAGCTGTTCGCCATGGCGCGGAAAGGATGGACCGCCGCCGTCACCGACGACGTGCGAGAGCTGACAGGCAAGCCCGCTCGCAGCCTCGCTGTCTACGCCGCCGACAATCGGGCGAAGTTCCTCGGTTGA
- a CDS encoding TonB-dependent receptor — MSRVNIEASSTVASTLLLSLVMGHALAQEALPPIDVAAQSSNDGGRGKERRPVVGPLGPTYAETKSLKQITQTISVVDRQQIELANPTGLLEILAQAPGVSIARAGGIGGQIYLRGFSSNTMRSPLYVDGDRLHGRNTLQLNYFAPEEIEQVEVIRGPASVLYGSDALTGLVNVVTRRPSSDVDGPFRFTRGGASFGYASAATALNTYEWAEGAGDGFSVRGGLAGRKGLSYETPSGVARNGDYRSVGGDFTLGYAPTPDQRLQASFRGYVETDGRAGGVGGAPGYPYLNVRQSPNELLMGRLAYSGDFTGGLISHVEASAYVNYFDTHLLTVNTTSAKQAVFSDSHVIGPVVIGGRVLAVAPWSIDGFGNVVTKFGGDAFYERRPGSVGTTTTATLSNGMVTALKYSPASQSVPESFQTNGGIFMLHEWTPLEALTISAGGRLDYFNTRTRLSPLPSAALLPAYVANSDTDRLAPTGSVGAVLRVAPALDVVGNVSTAFRHPTNAELFNSTATSLPNPNLQPETGVTYEGGLRLHIAKATASITGFHSVYHNLLQTQSVTYMGVSTYTQSQNVGRAEIDGVEFEGRWQATPELNLFGNFTVLEGTNTTTGRPLPNIAPFRARFGAQVAPPGAGYSLQAVLNAAAAKTRIDTTQEYATSGYVTLNLYSSFDLGVLVSPRLGDTRLAIGLENVFNTAYVDAATFANISYGRSVTNPLHEPGRNFMIKLTHEF; from the coding sequence ATGTCGCGTGTCAATATCGAAGCATCTTCCACCGTCGCATCGACGCTCCTGTTGTCGCTCGTCATGGGTCACGCTCTCGCGCAGGAAGCCCTGCCGCCGATCGATGTGGCGGCGCAATCATCGAATGACGGCGGGCGAGGCAAAGAGCGCCGGCCCGTCGTCGGACCGCTCGGCCCCACATATGCGGAGACGAAGAGCCTGAAGCAAATCACGCAGACGATCTCCGTCGTCGATCGACAGCAGATCGAGCTCGCCAATCCTACGGGTCTTCTCGAAATCCTCGCTCAGGCGCCCGGCGTCTCCATTGCGCGCGCGGGCGGAATCGGCGGACAGATCTATCTGCGCGGCTTCAGCTCCAACACCATGCGCTCGCCGCTCTATGTCGACGGCGATCGCCTGCACGGCCGCAACACGCTGCAGCTCAATTATTTCGCGCCGGAAGAGATCGAGCAGGTCGAGGTGATCCGAGGGCCGGCCTCCGTGCTCTATGGCAGCGACGCGCTCACCGGCCTCGTCAATGTCGTCACGCGACGCCCGTCGTCCGATGTCGACGGCCCTTTCCGTTTCACACGCGGCGGCGCCTCGTTCGGTTACGCGAGCGCGGCAACGGCGCTCAACACATATGAATGGGCGGAGGGCGCGGGCGACGGATTCTCGGTGAGGGGCGGCCTCGCGGGACGCAAAGGCCTCTCTTACGAGACGCCCTCGGGAGTGGCGCGCAACGGCGATTACCGCAGCGTCGGCGGCGATTTCACGCTCGGCTACGCGCCGACGCCGGATCAACGCCTTCAAGCGAGCTTTCGCGGCTATGTGGAAACAGACGGACGCGCGGGAGGCGTCGGCGGCGCGCCGGGCTACCCCTATCTCAATGTGCGGCAGAGTCCCAACGAGCTGCTGATGGGCCGCCTCGCTTATTCCGGCGACTTCACCGGCGGCCTGATCTCTCATGTCGAAGCTTCCGCCTATGTCAATTATTTCGACACGCATCTTCTCACCGTCAACACGACGAGCGCGAAGCAGGCGGTGTTCTCGGACAGCCATGTGATCGGGCCGGTCGTCATCGGCGGACGCGTGCTCGCCGTCGCGCCCTGGTCGATCGACGGATTCGGCAATGTGGTGACGAAATTCGGCGGCGACGCTTTCTATGAACGCCGTCCCGGCAGCGTCGGAACCACCACCACCGCGACGCTCTCCAACGGCATGGTGACCGCTCTGAAATATTCGCCGGCGAGCCAATCCGTGCCGGAATCGTTCCAGACCAACGGCGGCATTTTCATGCTGCACGAATGGACGCCCCTCGAAGCGCTCACCATCTCCGCCGGCGGCCGGCTCGATTATTTCAACACGCGGACGCGTCTGTCGCCGCTCCCTTCCGCAGCGCTGCTGCCCGCCTATGTGGCGAATAGCGACACAGACCGGCTGGCGCCGACCGGCAGCGTCGGCGCCGTGCTGCGCGTCGCCCCGGCTCTCGATGTCGTCGGCAATGTCTCGACCGCCTTCCGTCATCCCACCAACGCCGAGCTGTTCAATTCGACGGCGACGTCATTGCCAAATCCCAATCTGCAGCCCGAGACCGGCGTGACCTATGAAGGCGGCCTTCGCCTCCATATCGCGAAGGCGACCGCGAGCATCACGGGCTTCCACAGCGTCTATCACAACCTCCTGCAAACGCAGTCGGTGACTTATATGGGCGTCTCCACCTACACGCAGAGCCAGAATGTCGGGCGCGCCGAGATCGACGGCGTCGAGTTCGAAGGACGCTGGCAGGCGACGCCGGAGCTCAATCTCTTCGGCAATTTCACCGTGCTGGAAGGCACGAACACGACGACCGGGCGGCCGCTGCCCAATATCGCGCCCTTCCGCGCGCGCTTCGGCGCGCAGGTCGCGCCGCCCGGCGCCGGCTATTCGCTGCAAGCCGTCCTCAACGCCGCGGCCGCCAAGACCCGTATCGACACGACGCAGGAATATGCGACGTCCGGCTATGTCACATTGAATCTCTATTCGAGCTTCGATCTCGGCGTGCTGGTCTCGCCGCGGCTCGGCGACACGCGACTCGCCATCGGGCTCGAAAACGTCTTCAACACGGCCTATGTGGACGCTGCGACTTTCGCCAACATCTCCTACGGCCGCAGCGTCACGAATCCATTGCACGAGCCCGGACGCAATTTCATGATCAAGCTCACGCATGAATTCTGA